The Methylomonas montana DNA window GCGCAAAGGCGAGGAATCGGGGCACCGACAAAAAGTCATCGACATGCAACTGGATTGCGATGCTGATGTAATTTTGCTTAAAATTGAACAAGAAGGCGGCATCGCCTGCCATACCGGCCGAGAAAGTTGCTTTTTCCGCAGCCTGCACGATGGTGCCTGGCAAACCACCGAGCCGGTCTTGAAAGACCCCAAAACCAT harbors:
- the hisI gene encoding phosphoribosyl-AMP cyclohydrolase, which encodes MSLAWLDEIEWTEDGLVPVIAQDSIGGRVMMFAWMNREALALTAADGYAVYWSRSRQRLWRKGEESGHRQKVIDMQLDCDADVILLKIEQEGGIACHTGRESCFFRSLHDGAWQTTEPVLKDPKTIYK